One Sparus aurata chromosome 5, fSpaAur1.1, whole genome shotgun sequence genomic window carries:
- the ela3l gene encoding elastase 3 like — MIPIVLASVLIASALGCGTPPIQPLTTRVVNGVDAKPHSWPWQISLQYERDGEWRHTCGGSLIAANWVMTAAHCINTKFNYRVFVGKHNLVEEEAGSKAIVPEKIVVHEKWNPIFVAFGNDIALIKLSESVPLTDHVQLGCIPPAETVLSNLYPCYITGWGRLYTGGPIADKLQQALMPVADYATCSQPDWWGIAVRTTMVCAGGDGIVAGCNGDSGGPLNCKNADGAWEVHGIASFVSGLGCNYVKKPTVFTRVSAFNSWIDQVMMNN, encoded by the exons ATGATCCCCATTGTGCTGGCCTCAGTGCTCATTGCTAGCG CCCTTGGGTGCGGCACCCCACCCATTCAGCCCCTGACTACCCGTGTGGTCAATGGAGTAGATGCCAAGCCCCACAGCTGGCCCTGGCAG ATCTCTCTGCAGTATGAGAGGGACGGTGAGTGGAGGCACACTTGTGGGGGATCTCTGATTGCTGCCAACTGGGTCATGACTGCTGCTCACTGCATCAA CACCAAGTTCAACTACAGGGTGTTTGTGGGCAAACACAACCTGGTCGAGGAAGAGGCTGGCTCCAAGGCCATTGTGCCTGAGAAGATTGTCGTCCATGAGAAATGGAACCCCATCTTTGTGGCCTTCGG TAATGATATTGCCCTGATCAAGCTGTCTGAGTCTGTGCCTTTGACTGACCATGTGCAGTTGGGATGTATCCCTCCTGCTGAAACTGTGCTGTCCAACCTCTACCCCTGCTACATCACTGGATGGGGCAGGCTGTACA CCGGAGGCCCCATAGCTGATAAGCTGCAGCAGGCTTTGATGCCTGTGGCTGACTATGCCACCTGCTCCCAGCCTGACTGGTGGGGTATCGCTGTCAGGACCACCATGGTGTGTGCCGGTGGGGACGGAATTGTGGCTGGATGCAAC GGCGATTCCGGTGGCCCTCTGAACTGTAAGAACGCCGATGGTGCCTGGGAGGTTCATGGCATTGCCAGCTTCGTCTCTGGCCTCGGTTGCAACTACGTGAAGAAGCCCACCGTCTTCACCAGAGTCTCTGCTTTCAACAGCTGGATCGACCAG GTTATGATGAACAACTAA